One segment of Phragmites australis chromosome 13, lpPhrAust1.1, whole genome shotgun sequence DNA contains the following:
- the LOC133889491 gene encoding aspartyl protease 37-like has product MTAILLLLFLALPVLPARCGSAPRQSFHLELARVDAVVSPNLTDHELLRRAVLRSLDRPGTIARPGAAGTGGSRKAAAAEAPMLPGGGEYLVKLGIGTPQHFFSAAIDTASDLVWMQCQPCVSCYRQLDPVFNPKLSSSFAVVPCSSDTCDQLDDHRCRDEDDDNACQYTYKYSGNAATKGILAMDKLAIGGDVFHGVVFGCSDSSVGGPPPQASGLVGLGRGPVSLVSQLSVRRFMYCLPPPMSKTAGKLVLGADADAVRNVSDRVAVTMSSSPRYPSYYHLNLDGLAVGDRTPLRLNRNATSPTTVGGRADAHGMIVDIASTITFLEASLYEELANDLEQEIRLPRGTASRLGLDLCFILPDGVGMDRVYVPSVSLSFDGRWLELERDRLFVEDRAGRMMCLMIGKTTGVSILGNFQQQNMQVLYNLRRGKITFAKTSCESTTR; this is encoded by the exons ATGACCGCCATACTGCTGCTGCTTTTCCTCGCCCTCCCGGTCCTCCCGGCGCGCTGCGGCTCGGCGCCGCGGCAGTCCTTCCACCTCGAGCTCGCCCGCGTCGACGCCGTGGTGTCCCCCAACCTCACCGACCACGAGCTCCTCCGGCGCGCCGTCCTGCGCAGCCTCGACCGCCCGGGGACCATAGCGCGCCCCGGCGCCGCGGGCACGGGCGGCAGCCGCAAGGCCGCCGCGGCCGAGGCCCCGATGCTGCCCGGCGGGGGCGAGTATCTGGTGAAACTCGGTATCGGCACGCCGCAGCACTTCTTCTCGGCGGCCATCGACACCGCCAGCGACCTCGTCTGGATGCAGTGCCAGCCCTGCGTCAGCTGCTACCGCCAGCTCGACCCCGTCTTCAACCCcaagctctcctcctccttcgccgtcgTGCCGTGCAGCAGCGACACGTGCGATCAGCTGGACGACCACAG ATGCCGCGACGAAGACGACGACAACGCGTGCCAGTACACGTACAAGTACAGCGGGAACGCGGCGACGAAGGGGATACTGGCCATGGACAAGCTGGCCATCGGCGGCGACGTGTTCCACGGGGTCGTCTTCGGCTGCAGCGACTCCAGCGTCGGGGGCCCACCCCCACAGGCGTCGGGGCTGGTCGGCCTCGGCCGCGGGCCGGTCTCGCTGGTGTCCCAGCTCTCAGTCCGCCGGTTCATGTACTGCCTGCCGCCGCCCATGTCCAAGACCGCTGGAAAGCTCGTGCTGGGCGCGGACGCGGACGCCGTTCGGAACGTGTCCGACCGGGTCGCCGTCACGATGTCGTCGAGCCCGCGGTACCCGTCCTACTACCACCTCAACCTCGACGGGCTGGCCGTCGGCGACAGGACCCCGCTCCGCCTGAACAGGAACGCGACGTCACCGACGACAGTGGGCGGCCGCGCCGACGCCCACGGGATGATCGTGGACATCGCGTCGACGATCACGTTCCTGGAGGCGTCTCTGTACGAGGAGCTGGCCAACGACCTGGAGCAGGAGATCAGGCTGCCCCGCGGGACGGCGTCGCGCCTGGGCCTGGACCTCTGCTTCATCCTGCCGGATGGGGTGGGGATGGACCGCGTGTACGTGCCGTCGGTGTCGCTGTCTTTCGACGGGAGGTGGCTGGAGCTGGAGAGGGACCGGCTGTTCGTTGAGGACAGGGCGGGCAGGATGATGTGCCTGATGATCGGCAAGACGACCGGGGTGTCCATCCTGGGCAACTTCCAGCAGCAGAACATGCAGGTGCTCTACAACCTGCGCCGGGGGAAGATCACCTTCGCTAAGACCAGCTGCGAGTCCACCACGCGGTAG
- the LOC133888245 gene encoding mitochondrial phosphate carrier protein 3, mitochondrial-like, translating to MAVSESSRDALLPSFLYAAPAASSHSPFAAAAGVGGSPVAAPSAAAGPAVWARAPSEPSRRIEMYSPAFYAACTAGGIASCGLTHMAVTPLDLVKCNMQIDPAKYKSISSGFGVLLKEQGARGFFRGWVPTLLGYSAQGACKFGFYEFFKKYYSDIAGPEYAAKYKTLIYLAGSASAEVIADVALCPMEAVKVRVQTQPGFARGLSDGLPKFVKAEGYAGLYKGIVPLWGRQIPYTMMKFASFEAVVEMIYKYAIPAPKSECSKPLQLGVSFAGGYIAGVFCAIVSHPADNLVSFLNNAKGATVSDAVKKIGLVGLFTRGLPLRIVMIGTLTGAQWGIYDAFKVMVGLPTTGGVAPTPAAAGERLEAKA from the exons ATGGCCGTCTCCGAGAGCTCGCGGGATGCGCTGCTCCCCAGCTTCCTCTACGCGGCCCCGGCCGCGTCCTCCCATTCCCCATTTGCGGCCGCAGCTGGCGTGGGCGGCAGCCCTGTCGCCGCGCCGTCGGCGGCCGCGGGCCCCGCGGTGTGGGCGCGGGCGCCGAGCGAGCCGAGCAGGAGGATCGAGATGTACTCGCCGGCGTTCTACGCTGCGTGCACCGCCGGCGGCATCGCCAGCTGCGGGCTCACGCACATGGCCGTCACGCCGCTCGACCTCGTCAAGTGCAACATGCAG ATAGATCCAGCCAAGTACAAGAGCATCTCATCTGGGTTTGGTGTTCTATTGAAAGAGCAAGGAGCGAGGGGTTTCTTCAGGGGATGGGTACCTACCCTTCTTGGATACAGTGCGCAAGGCGCGTGCAAGTTTGGCTTCTACGAGTTCTTTAAGAAGTATTACTCCGACATTGCTGGTCCTGAGTATGCAGCCAAGTACAAGACTTTGATTTACCTTGCGGGATCTGCTTCGGCTGAGGTCATTGCAGATGTTGCCCTCTGCCCTATGGAGGCTGTGAAGGTCCGTGTGCAGACACAGCCCGGCTTTGCGAGAGGTTTATCTGATGGTCTCCCGAAGTTTGTGAAAGCTGAAGGCTATGCTGG ACTGTATAAAGGAATTGTTCCACTCTGGGGCCGACAAATTCCTT ACACTATGATGAAATTTGCCTCTTTCGAGGCTGTTGTTGAGATGATCTACAAGTACGCAATCCCTGCCCCCAAGAGCGAGTGCAGCAAGCCTCTCCAACTTGGAGTGAGCTTCGCAGGTGGCTACATTGCTGGAGTGTTCTGTGCAATTGTTTCTCACCCAGCTGACAACCTCGTTTCCTTCCTCAACAATGCTAAGGGGGCAACTGTCAGCGAT GCTGTGAAGAAGATCGGTCTGGTTGGGCTTTTTACACGTGGGCTCCCTTTGCGTATCGTGATGATCGGTACCCTTACCGGAGCCCAGTGGGGTATCTATGACGCATTTAAAGTCATGGTTGGACT GCCAACTACAGGTGGCGTTGCTCCAACACCTGCTGCCGCTGGAGAGCGGTTGGAGGCTAAGGCCTGA